The following proteins are encoded in a genomic region of Haloarcula salinisoli:
- a CDS encoding amphi-Trp domain-containing protein has product MADTTNHETQLTRAETAQFLRSIADELDADKDRIRVAIGNKRVQLSPPERIATEATVTERSRRLRKDVEELELRFKWTPTKATAEAAADGGTPDDARSE; this is encoded by the coding sequence ATGGCAGACACGACCAACCACGAGACGCAGTTGACCAGAGCGGAGACCGCACAGTTCCTGCGTTCCATCGCAGACGAGCTAGACGCCGACAAGGACCGCATCCGTGTCGCTATCGGGAACAAGCGCGTCCAGCTCTCGCCGCCCGAGCGCATCGCCACGGAGGCGACGGTGACCGAGCGCTCCCGCCGCCTCCGGAAGGACGTCGAGGAGCTGGAACTGCGGTTCAAGTGGACCCCGACGAAGGCGACGGCGGAGGCGGCGGCGGATGGGGGGACGCCGGACGACGCCCGGTCAGAGTGA
- a CDS encoding cold-shock protein yields the protein MANGKVDFFNDTGGYGFISTEDADEDVFFHMEDVGGPDLEEGEEIEFDIEQADKGPRATNVVRN from the coding sequence ATGGCAAACGGTAAGGTTGATTTCTTCAACGACACAGGCGGCTACGGTTTCATTTCGACTGAGGACGCGGACGAGGACGTTTTCTTCCACATGGAGGACGTTGGCGGTCCGGACCTCGAAGAAGGCGAGGAGATCGAATTCGACATCGAGCAGGCCGACAAGGGCCCCCGCGCGACGAACGTCGTCCGCAACTAA
- a CDS encoding helicase C-terminal domain-containing protein, with product MYPARIHDEFPAPSYRGNQKQALSDIRTAFESGKDVVLVRAPTGSGKSLLARAIAGTARTAGEAAPEQVVDAYYTTPQVSQLDDVAEDALLEDLCVIRGKNNYDCILPGETDTPVDQAPCVREREFDCQVKHRCPYFSDRAIASNRRIAAMTLAYFMQTAGSDVFGKRDVVVVDEAHGLGEWAEMYATIELSPSTIPFWGELDVPDLDGLDQAVNFAERIEHVTERRVKELRGNAELSPDEVAERDSLNKLRSDLSWFQEDYRDPESATTWVVDQNGGEGAPVTVKPMNPEKYLKHTVWDRGNRFALLSATILNKDAFCRNVGLDPADVALVEVGHTFPVQNRPLYDITQGKMTYEHRDETLPKVARAIVRAMARHPDEKGLVHCHSYAIQEQLDELLTEFGVGPRVRSHDSEDRDGALSAWKRSDNPDCFLSVKMEEALDLEGDLCRWQVLCKAPYPNTRDSRVAQRLEDGQWGWYYRTALRTVIQACGRVVRAPDDHGATYLADASLVDLFERARTDMPDWFAEQVDRLSEPDLPAFAPDRALAGISASAKRRHSRSGSRSGDSHPLSDVWD from the coding sequence GTGTACCCGGCGCGGATTCACGACGAGTTCCCGGCCCCGAGCTATCGGGGCAACCAGAAGCAGGCTCTCTCCGATATCCGCACGGCATTCGAGAGCGGCAAGGACGTCGTTCTCGTCCGCGCCCCCACGGGGAGCGGCAAGTCCCTGCTTGCCAGAGCCATCGCGGGCACGGCCCGCACCGCCGGCGAGGCCGCACCGGAACAGGTCGTCGACGCCTACTACACGACCCCGCAGGTCTCACAGCTCGACGACGTGGCCGAAGACGCTTTGCTAGAAGACCTCTGTGTCATCCGCGGGAAGAACAACTACGACTGTATCCTGCCGGGCGAGACGGACACGCCGGTCGACCAGGCCCCCTGTGTCCGTGAACGCGAGTTCGACTGCCAGGTCAAGCATCGGTGTCCGTACTTCTCCGACCGCGCTATCGCCTCCAATCGGCGAATCGCCGCGATGACGCTGGCCTATTTCATGCAGACCGCCGGCAGCGACGTCTTCGGCAAGCGGGACGTGGTCGTCGTCGACGAGGCCCACGGGCTGGGTGAGTGGGCCGAGATGTACGCCACCATCGAGCTGTCGCCGTCGACGATTCCGTTCTGGGGCGAACTGGACGTGCCCGACCTCGACGGGCTCGACCAGGCCGTCAACTTCGCCGAACGTATCGAGCACGTCACTGAACGCCGCGTCAAGGAGCTGCGGGGCAACGCCGAGCTCTCGCCCGACGAGGTGGCCGAGCGGGACTCGCTGAACAAGCTCCGCAGCGACCTCTCGTGGTTCCAGGAGGACTACCGGGACCCCGAGAGCGCGACCACGTGGGTCGTCGACCAGAACGGCGGCGAGGGCGCGCCCGTGACGGTCAAGCCGATGAACCCCGAGAAGTACCTCAAACACACCGTCTGGGACCGCGGGAACCGCTTTGCCCTCCTCTCGGCCACCATCCTGAACAAGGACGCCTTCTGTCGGAACGTCGGCCTCGACCCCGCCGACGTGGCCCTCGTCGAGGTGGGCCACACCTTCCCCGTCCAGAACCGCCCGCTGTACGACATCACCCAGGGGAAGATGACCTACGAGCACCGCGACGAGACGCTTCCAAAAGTTGCGCGCGCTATCGTCCGGGCGATGGCCCGCCACCCCGACGAGAAGGGGCTGGTCCACTGTCACTCGTATGCGATTCAGGAGCAACTGGACGAACTGCTCACGGAGTTCGGTGTCGGGCCCCGCGTGCGGAGCCACGACTCCGAGGACCGCGACGGGGCGCTGTCGGCCTGGAAGCGCAGCGACAATCCCGACTGCTTTCTCTCGGTGAAGATGGAGGAGGCCCTCGATTTGGAGGGTGATCTGTGCCGGTGGCAGGTGCTCTGCAAGGCTCCCTACCCCAACACCCGCGACTCACGGGTGGCCCAGCGTCTGGAGGACGGCCAGTGGGGCTGGTACTACCGGACGGCGTTGCGGACCGTCATCCAGGCCTGCGGGCGCGTGGTGCGTGCACCCGACGACCACGGCGCGACCTATCTGGCCGACGCGTCGCTGGTCGACCTCTTCGAGCGCGCCCGCACCGATATGCCCGACTGGTTCGCCGAGCAGGTCGACCGCCTCTCCGAGCCCGACCTGCCAGCGTTCGCACCGGACCGGGCGCTCGCGGGCATCTCGGCGAGTGCGAAACGCCGGCACAGCCGCTCGGGGTCCCGGTCCGGCGACAGCCACCCCCTCTCCGACGTGTGGGACTAG